The Pimelobacter simplex genomic sequence AGGCCGGTCGCCGTGCCGCGTCGTGCCGGCCGGCCCGCCACCACTGCAGGACCATCGCGACCCGCATGACGACATAGCCCCAGACCATGACGTCGTTGTCGAGCGTCTCGCCGTGCTCGTAGATGGAGGTGAACATCGGCTTGAGGCCGATCGCGAACACCAGCACGCCGATCATCTGGAGCATGGTGGTGAGCCGGTAGATCCAGTCGTCGGTGTCGTAGGCCGAGGCGAACCAGGTGAAGTTGATCCACGCCCACGAGACGCCGAACGTCGCGAAGCAGAACCCGAGGATGCCCGCCCAGACGTGCTCCTCGGCGACCGCGTGGGCCAGCTCGTTGGCGGCGGTGCCGAAGGCGACCACGAAGGTCAGGTCGAAGAGCAGCTCGAGGGGGGTCGCGGCCCGGTGGCCCTCGTGCGGATCGCGGCCGAGCATCCGACGGGTGCGGTGACGGACGTTCGGAACGGCGGTCTGCTCGGACATGCGCGGGAGTCTAGGCCGCGATCTGCGGGCTTGCCGACCGGGCGCGTGCCGACACGCGCGAGAAAGATTGTGGGGTCGATCGGCGTAAGGAACGGTCGCCAGCGGCGTCCGACGTACATGAGAACGCCGATCGCGCTACAGAAGCGTGACCTTGGCACCGTATCACATATGACCCCCGAATGGGGGTCATATGGGCCAGGTGCCAGCGCCGATCGCCCGGTAGGTCGTTCTCGAAGTGACGGGAGATCGCGCCGATCAGCCCCCCCGTACGCCGCACACCGACGTGCCGTGGGGGCTGCCGGTGGGCCCGGGGGGAGCAACGGGCACCCGTGACGAACGAACAAGCCGCGCTGGGCACTCCAGGGGCGGCGCCGAGATGAAGGGGACAGGTCTATGAGCAGCTCGACTTCGAGCCATCCTGCATGGCGAGCGTGGGTGGTGGGCCTGGCGCTCGCCCTCTGCGCCGCCGTCGTGTCGCCGTGGACGCCGTCGGCGTCCGCGGGAACGACACCGGCACCTGGCGACACCGTCTGGATCGGGTCCCTGACCCAGGGCCACAGCGGATCGTCGATGCACGCCGTCTACAGCCCGGTACCGGCTGACACCGCCAACCCGGGCACCCCGGACTTCTGGGCGTACTGCATCGAGCACAACGTCTCGGCCAAGACGAACACCACCGCGGTCGCCGGCGACGTCTCGTCCTTCGTGGGCGCGAACCTGTACGACACCGACCCGACGGTGCCCGGCAAGGTGCTGTGGATCCTCGCCAACAGCTACCCGGCGCTCAGCCTGGCGGACTTCGCGACCGCCGCGGGCGTCCCGGGCCTGTCGCAGAAGGACGCCGTCGAGGCCGTCCAGTACGCCATCTGGCGCTACACCGACGTCGGCTGGGACTCGAACTGGAACTGGGCGGGCTCCGACTCGGAGGCCAACGCGGAGGCCGCGTACTGGTACCTCATCGGCAAGATCAACGCCGGCAACACCCTGGCGGCCAGCCCCGCGGTCACCGCGTCGGTGACCGCTCCCGCCGGTGCCCAGCAGGCCGGCACCCTGGTCGGCCCGTTCACGGTGCACACGAACCAGCCGACGGTCAGCGTCTCGGTCGCGCCGGGCGTGACCCTGACGGACGGCGCCGGCGCGCCGATCAACGCGGCGTCCGTGGTCGACGGTCAGGAGATCTACCTCGACCTGCGCGGCTCGACGACCGCTGGTTCGGCCACGGTCACCGTGACCGCCCAGGGCTCCGGCGGCACTGGCACGGTCATCTCGGTGCCGACGACCAGCGGTGGTACGCCCACCGCCGGCAGCCACCGGCAGTCGATGGTCCTGGTCGCCGCCAGTACCGCCACCACCACCGGCACGGCCGCGGCCGCCTGGGCCGCCGCGCCGGCGCCGAGCATCGGCACGACGCTGACCGACAAGGCCGACGGCGACCACGCCATCCCCGCGGGCGGCGGCACGGTCGTCGACACCATCGCCTACCAGAACCTCGTGCCCGGCACGTCGTACACGGTGACGGGTGAGCTGATGAAGAAGTCGGACGGCTCGGCCACCGGCATCACGGGTTCGAAGACCTTCACCCCGGCCTCGGCCAACGGCACGGTCGAGGTGGAGTTCACGGTTCCTGCCGGGTACGCCGGGCAGTCGCTGGTCGCCTTCGAGCAGCTGAAGGTCACCGGTCAGGCGCCGGTGGTGGCCGCGCACGAGGACATCAACGACACCGCCCAGACGGTGTCCGTCGACAAGGCCGCGCCGACGGTGACCACCGAGGCCAGCGCGGCCACGGTCACCCTCGAGGGCGGAAGCGTCGCGCTGCACGACGTCGTGACCGTCACCGGTCTCGTCCCGGGCGGCGCTCCGGCCAGCACGGGCACGGCCACGCTGTACGGGCCGCTCAGCAGCGTCGACGCGTCGGTGTGCACCGAGGCCAACGCGGTGGGATCGGTGACCTTCACGCCGGCCAACGGGACGATCTCGACGCCGACGATCACGGTCGACCAGCCGGGGCTGTACACGTGGCAGGTCCACCTGAGCGCGAACGACCGCAACACCGCGGCCAGCCACGCGTGCGGTCTGGCCGCGGAGACCACCGACGTGAAGAGCCCCGTCCTGCCGGGTCAGGCGAAGGTCTCCCTGACGACCGAGGCCTCGCACCGCACGGTCAAGCCGGGCACCGCGGTGTTCGACAAGGTCACGATCAAGGGCTTCGTCCCCGGCCACGGCGCGACCGGCTCGGCCACGCTGTACGGACCGTTCGCCTCCCGGGCCGACATCACCTGCACGCCGGCGACTGCGGTGCGCACGGTGGCCTTCACGCCGGCCAACGGCACCATCGCGACGCCGTCGGTGCAGGTGAACCGCACGGGTTACTACACCTGGGTGGCCTCGACCACGGCCGACAGCCGCAACACTGCCGCGACCCACGCCTGTGGCCTGGTGGCGGAGACGACGATCGTGCGCAAGCCGTCGTACGCCGCTCCGGTCGTCGGTACCGGCTTCAGCACGGACGGCTGGGACCCGTCGGCGCGTCGTAGCGTCAGCCGGATCCGGATCCCGTCGCTCGGTGTCAACGCGGCCAGCTCGCTGGTCGGCATCACGCGCGGCCAGATGCAGGTGCCGGGCAACGTGGCCCGTACGGGTCAGCTCACCCAGTCGGCTGCGGCCGGCGACCTGATCGGTACGACGGTCATCGCCGGCCACGTGTCCGACCGGCACGACCGGCCGGGGGCGTTCTGGAAGCTGTCCAAGATCCGCAAGGGCAAGGTGGTCACGGTCGTGCAGGGCGGCAAGACGCTGCGCTACCGGGTGACCGGCATCGAGCGGTTCTCGCGGACCAAGAAGCTGCCCGCGCGGTTCTTCTCGACCACGGGTGCGCACCGCCTGGTCCTGATCAGCTGCACCGGCCGGACGACGACGCCGGGCGGTGGGTTCCACTACCGCCAGAACGTCGTGGTGACGGCGGTGCCGATCGACTGACACGTAGCCCCCGATCGGGTGTCATCTGCGGCAAATCCGCGGACTTCTCCACCCAGGCCCGTTCGGGATCGGCCACGCTCTCCCCATCCCCCTCCGGGGTGCCCGGTGGACGGGCGGGGACAGACGTCAGGCCCATGAGATCCCCACACCTCGTGGGTCCAGGTCCCCGACTGCCGGCGGCGACGGAGCTCCTCCGTCGCCGCCGGCAGCACTTCCGCGGTGGCTCGCACGCCGCGCGGGGACAGCGCTCAGGTACGCCGGCCCAGGAGGGCGAGCACGTGCTCGCCCGCGGGAGCCTCGGTGGCGACCGGGACCGGCGGGGCGAACCGGTCGTCGCCCTCGAGCGCGATCCGCAGCGCGGTGGGGAGCAGCTCGGCGGCGAGCCGCTCGGGCAGGGGGGTGCCGCGGCCCGTCGTACGGCCGACGTCCCAGCCGTGCACGGCGATCTCGACGGCGGCCAGCCGGGCGACCGCGTCGACGGGCAGGGGGTGGCCGCCGACGTCGACGTACGGCGAGCTCGCGTGCATCCAGGCGGCCAGCAGTCCGCAGGCCTTGGTCTGCAGGCTGGTGACGCGCGCCTCGAGCGGGGCCGGGGCCGCGCTGCGCAGGCCGATCGTGCCGTCGGCGGCCTCGGCGAAGGCGTCGAGGGCGTCCTCCATGTGGGCCAGCAGGTCGGCGAGGTCCCAGCCGGCGCAGGGGGTCGGACGGTCGACGTCCGCGCAGGTGATCGTGCCCAGTGCGGCGCGGGTGTAGTCGAGGGCGCGCTGCAGCACGTCGAGCCCCGCGACCAGCCCGGCCGGGGTCGGCTCGGCGGTCATCGGGCTCACCCCGCGCAGGCGGGGGCGTCCGGGACGGGCACGTAGTCGGCCGGCAGCCGCTCGGGCAGCCCGAAGCGCGCGAAGAGCCGGGCGTCGAAGAACGCGGTGACGTGCTCGACGCGCAGGTCGTCGCCGGACCCGGTCATCTGGAGGACCTGCAGGTGGAACGGCTCGAAGTGGCCCTCGGGGTGACGCATGTAGAGGCCGAACGCGGGCTGTCCGTTGGCGATCGTCTCGACCATCGGCATGTCGTTGAAGCCGCCGGGGCACTTGGTGCCGATGAGCTCGGCGATCGCGGCGGCGCCGCGGTAGTGGTTGAGGAAGGGCGGCATGTCCCAGGTGGCGTCGTACTTGAGGAGCTGGACGATCTGGTCGATGTCCTTGCGCCAGAACGCCGCCAGGTAGGCGTCGAGGAGCTGGCGCTGGGCCGCGTCGAGGTCGGGCTCGACCGTGTCGGGGGTCAGGCCGCGCTCGGCGAGCTGGGCGTGCGCGCGCTGGAGCGCGGAGTTGACCGCGGCGGTCGTCGTGTCGAGGGCGGTCGCGGTCTCGGCGGCCGACCAGCGCAGCACGTCGCGCAGGATGAGCACCGCGCGCTGGCGGGCCGGGAGGTGCTGGAGCGCGGCGACGAACGCCAGCCGGATCGTGTCGCGCTCGGCGACCTCGACGGCGGCGTCCGGGATCGGCTCGAGCCACGGCACCTCGTGGTCCTCGAGCAGCTCGTCGGAGGGCGCGGAGTCGGCGGTGCCGAGACCGGTCGGGAGCGGCCGGCGCGGCTTGCTCTCGAGGTTGGTCAGGCACACGTTGGTGGCGATCTTGTAGAGCCAGGTACGGACCGAGCTGCGGCCCTGGAAGTTGGCCGAGGCCTTCCAGGCGCGCAGGAAGGTCTCCTGGACCAGGTCCTCGGCCTCGTGGACCGAGCCGCTCATCCGGTAGCAGTGCGCCATCAGCTCGCGCTGGTAGCGCCCGGTCAGCGTGTCGAAGTCCGCGAGCTCGTCGCTCGCCGTCGTCGCCGCTGTCGTCGTCTGCGCCTGCTCCGTCACCGTGTGTCCCATCGCCATCGTCATCGCCGCCGCCCTGGTGCTCGTCAGTCTGCCTGAAGGGTCCGACCAGGGGCAGGGGCGAAACTCATCGGTGCTGCGGCGCGGATCCTGGGGCGAGGCGGTCGAGGGCCTCGGTCCGGTCGACCAGGTCGGCCATCGTGACCGGCCCGAGCGCCGGCCGGGCCACGGCTCGCTCGGCCGCGAGGACGGTGAGGACGCCGGTCGCGTGCGACTGGCCGGTGCCGCTCGCGCCGAGCGCCTGGCCGGTACGACGGTTGACCGCGACCACCTGCCAGGCGGCCGAGCCGACGTGCGGCGAGTGGCGCAGCAGGCCGCCCGCGCCGGTCCGCGCCGCGAGCCCGAGCGCGACCGTCGCGGCCCGGCTGCTCAGCGTGAGGTGGCTGCGGATCGCGACGCCGAGCCGCTCGCCGACGAGCACGTGGTCGGGGAAGTCCGCCCGCAGGTAGGTCCGGGTCCGCCCGTCCGGACCGGTCAGGCGCCGCCGGTCGCGCAGGTTGAGCACCCGGCCGCCCTCCGGCGGGGCGTGGACCGGGGCGCCGACCAGGTCCGCCGTCCACTGCACGGCCGCGTCGCCGTGGCGCTCGGCCGTCCCGAGCAGGACGCCCACGTCGATCTCGTCGTCGGGCCGGACGTCGAGCGCCGCGACCAGGACCGTGCTCAGTCCCGGGGCGAGCCCGGCACCGAGGACGACGGTCGTCGCGGCCGGTGCCGCCTCCCGCAGCGCGGCCAGGTAGGAGCTCGTCGCCGAGATGTCCACGAGGACGGATGCTCCCGCTGCCGCGACCACGGTGCTCTCGACGCCGGCCGCGTTGACGAGGACGTCGTGCCCCTCGACCGCACGGGCGAGCGCGCGCCGGGCGGCGTCGTCCTCGGGGCGGGTCAGGTCGACCGCGACCCCGTCGGGCGGCGCGGTGCGTCCGGCCGGGGTGACCTCGTGGCCGCGGCGGCGCAGCTCGGCGACGACGACGCGGCCGACCGCGCCGCGGGCGCCGAGGACGAGGGCCCTCATCGTGAGGTCCGGGGGGAGAGGTGAGGGAACGGATGCATCGGTCATCTCCAAACGTTTGGTTGGAGATGACCGTAGCGAGGCTCGGCCACATTTCCAAACGGATGGTTGGAGTCGGCTACGCTGGTCCCGTGGCATGGGACACCGAGGGGACCCGCACCCGGCTGCTCGACGCCGGGGTCCGCCAGTTCGCGGCGCTCGGCTTCGCGGGGGCCCGGATCGACGCGATCGCCCGTGACGCGGGGATCAACAAGGAGCGGGTCTACCGCTACTTCGGTGACAAGCAGGGGCTCTTCGCGGCGGTGCTCGAGCACGAGCTCGGCGCCTTCTTCGACGGCCTCGAGATCGAGGACACGACGCCCGAGGGCATCGGGGAGTTCGCCGGGCGGATGTTCGACCGCTGCCTGGCCCGCCCCGAGCTCCCGCGGCTGCTGGTCTGGGAGAGCCTCGAGCTCGACGCGCCGGTCGCCGTCGACAGCCGCGAGCCGACCTGCGCGGTCAACGCGTCCCGGATCTGCGCGTCCGTCGGCGGCCTCGGCGGCGCGGCGGCGGAGCACCTGCTGCTGAGCGCCATCTCGGTGGTCGTGGGGTGGTGGAGCCTGTCCCGGCTCACCGAGGTGGTGCTGAGCGATCCCGCATCGGCCGCCGTACGGCGGGGGATGGTGGTCGACCAGATGACCGCGCTGGCCCGCGCGGCGGGCCAGGCGGGCTAGGTGGGCCAGGCAGGCTAGGCGGGCTGGGTCCGGGCCGCGGCCAGCACCCGCTCCGCCGCCGGTACGGCGAGCGCCCGGTCGGCCGGGACGAGCCCGATCCGGGTGCGGCGGTCGAGCAGGTCGGCGACGTCCGCGGCGCCTTCGTGGGTGACGCCGAAGAACAGCTCGGCCCCCACCGTCGGCACGCCCTCGGCGATCGGCGCGAGCAGGTCGGCGGTGCTCCAGCCGCTCGCCTCGACGGCGGCGGACAGGACGAGGTCCGCATCGGCGCCGTAGCGCCGGATGAGCCGGGCCTGCCCGGGGTGCGCGGCGCGGGCCGCCGCGTCGGCGAGCGCCGCGCGCGGGGCGGCGCCGGCCAGTGGCAGGGTCGCGGTCACGCACGGGCCGGCGCTCGCGCCCAGGCCGGAGGCGGCGACCGCGGCGTCGACCGCGTCCTCGGCCATCCGGCGGTAGGTGGTGAGCTTGCCGCCCACGATCGTCACGACGCCGGTGCGCGAGGTCAGCACGGCGTGCTTGCGGGACAGGTCGGCGGTCGCGTCGTCGCCGCCGTCGAGCAGCGGCCGCAGGCCGGCGAAGGCGCCGACCACGTCGGAGCGGCGCAGCGGCCGCGCGAACGAGGCCGCGACGACGTCGAGCAGGAAGCCGATCTCGACCTCGGTCGGCTCGGCGACGTCGGGGACCGGGCCGTCGACGGGCTCGTCGGTGAGGCCGACGTAGAGCTGGCCGTCGGGCTGGGGGAGCACGAGCACGAACCGGTTGGTCTCGCCCGGGATGGGGGCGAAGACGGCGACGTCGAGACCGGGCAGCGCCTCGCCGCGCAGCACCAGGTGGGTGCCGCGCGAGGGGCGCAGCCGGACGTCGTCGACGAGCTCGCCGGCCCAGACGCCGGTCGCGTTGACGACCGCGCGGGCGCTGACCTCGACCTGCGTCCCGGTGAGCTCGTCGCGCAGGACGACCTGCTGGCCGGTCGCGCTGAGGACGCGGGCGTGGGTGCGGACGTGGGCGCCGCGCTCGGCCGCCGTACGGGCGATGGTGGTGACCAGGCGGGCGTCGTCCTCGAGCTGGCCGTCCCAGCCGAGGTAGGCGCCGCGCAGTCCGTCGGTCCGCAGCGGCGGCGCGAGCCGCCGGGTCTCGGCGGCGCTGAGCCGGCGCGGCCGGGGGAGGGTGTCGCTGCTCGTCCCGGCGGCTCGGCGCAGCAGGTCGCCGCCGAGGAAGCCGGCTCCGGCGAGCGTGCCCATCGGCCGGCTGACGCCGGCGGAGAGCGGGATGATCGAGGGCAGCGGCCGGGTCAGGTGCGGCGCGGTGGTCTCCATCAGGATGCCGCGCTCGACGGCGCTCTCGTGGGCGATGCCGACCTGGCCGGAGGCGAGGTAGCGCAGTCCGCCGTGGACCAGCTTGGACGAGAAGCGCGACGTACCGAACGCCAGGTCGTGGGCGTCGACCGCCAGCACGCTCAGCCCGCGCGCGACCGCGTCGAGGGCGACGCCGGCGCCGGTGATGCCGAGGCCGATGACGACCACGTCGACCGTGGTCGGGACGGCGGCGAGGCCGGGGGTGATCCGGGTGGGGGTGAGGCTGGTCATGGCTGGAGGCTCCGGACGACGAGGGTGTGCAGCTCGGTCTCGAGGGCCGACTCGTCGACCACGTCGTCGACCATCGTGTGCGCCGACAGGACGTAGCCGTGGGCCGCGAGCAGCAGCCCGCGCGCGATCGCCGCGGGTGCGCCGGCGCGGATCGCGCCGTCGTCCTGGCCGGTCGCGATCGCGGCGCCGAGGACCTCGAGGATGAGCTCCTGCGAGCGGCCGCGGCGGGCGAGCAGGTAGGGGAGGATCAGCTCGGGGTCGAGCTCGACGATCCGGGTGAACAGCTCGTTCTCGCGCAGCGCCCCGACGGTGGCCACGACGGTGTCGGCGATCGAGCCGGGCGTGGGCGGCGTCGCCGCGTCGACCCGGCCGGCGACCAGGGAGCCCCACTCGCGGGTCATCAGGTCGGCCAGGAGCGCGGGCATGTCGGACCACGCGCGGTAGATCGTCATCCGCGAGACGCCCGCCCGCCGGGCGACCTCGGTCAACGTGGTGCGCCGCCAGCCCACGTCGAGGATGCACTCGCGGGCGGCATCGAGGTAGCCGTCGCGCGGGGTGCTCTCGGTGCTCCCGGGGCTTTCGGATTCGCCGTTGTGACGATGTGACGTCATGTGTAACACTGTAACACATGACCACCGAGCGCCCCGCCGCCCTGCAGCCCGAGATGCCCGCCACGCGCTGGGGCGACCCGGCCCATGCCACCGGCCTTCCCGACGGTGTGCGCGACCTCGTCGGCCTGGTCTTCCCGATCCAGGACACGCCCGCCCGGACCGACGTCGCGGTGCCCGCCTCGCGACTCTCCGCGGATCAGCTCGACGGCCTGCGCGCTCTCGTCGGCGAGGCGAACGTCGTCCTCGACGACGGGCTGCGCCGCCAGCGCACGCGCGGCAAGTCCACGCCCGACCTGCTGCGCCAGCGGGCCGGCGACCTCGGTGACGCGCCGGACGTCGTCGTCCGGCCGGGCGGGCACGACGAGGTCGTCGCCGTCCTCGCGTACGCCGCGGAGCAGCGCATCGCCGTCGTCCCCTTCGGCGGCGGCACCGCGGTCACCGGCGGCCTGGTCGCCGACCCCGCCGGCCTGACCGGGGTGCTCTCCCTCGACCTCGGCCGGATGCGCGGCCTGCTCGCGCTCGACCCCGTCTCCTCGACCGCCACCTTCGAGCCCGGCCTGCGCGGCCCCGAGGCCGAGGCGCTCCTCGCCCAGCACGGCCTGATGCTCGGCCACTTCCCCCAGTCGTTCGAGTACGCCACCATCGGCGGCTTCGCCGCGACCCGCTCCAGCGGCCAGTCGAGCGCCGGCTACGGCCGCTTCGACGCGATGGTCGTCGCGCTCCGGGTCGCCACGCCCGTCGGCGACGTCCGGCTCGGTGCCTCGCCGGCGAACGCCAGCGGCCCCGACCTGCGCGAGCTGTTCCTCGGCTCCGAGGGCGCCTTCGGCGTGATCACCGAGGTGACCGTCCGGGTCCGCCCGCTGCCCGAGGTCAAGGAGTACGAGGGCTGGCGCTGGGAGTCCTTCGCCGCCGGCGCCGACGCGATCCGCGCCCTCGCCCAGTCCGACCTGCTGCCGACGGTGATCCGGCTCTCCGACGAGAACGAGACCGCCATCAACCTCGCCGACCCCGAGTCGATCGGTGGCGAGGGCAACGCCGGCTGCCTGATGATCGTCGGCTACGAGGGCACGCCCGCCGCGGTCGCGGCCAAGAAGTCCGCCGTCACCGCCGCCCTCACCGACCTCGGCGGCGCTCCCCAGGGATCCGGCCCGGGGGAGGCGTGGGCGCACGGCCGGTTCAACGCGCCGTACCTGCGCGACAGCCTGCTCGACGTCGGTGTCCTGGTCGAGACGCTCGAGACGGTCACCTTCTGGAGCAACCGGGAGAACCTCTACACGCGCGTCAAGGCCGCCCTGCAGGAGACCCTCGGCGAGGGCGCCATGGTGCTCTGCCACATCTCGCACGTGTACGCGACCGGGTGCTCGCTCTACTTCACCGTCGCCGCTCCCGGCGGCGCGGACCCGCTCGCCACCTGGCTGCCCGCCAAGGCCGCCGCCTGCGAGGCGATCGTCGCCGCCGGCGCCTCGATCACCCACCACCACGCGGTCGGTACCGACCACAAGCCCTACCTGACCGCCGAGATCGGCACCGTCGGCGCCGAGGTCCTGCGCGCGGTCAAGCGGGCAGTCGACCCCACCGGGATCCTCAACCCCGGGGTGCTGATCCCGTGACCCGCTCCTTCGCCTTCCTCGTCAACCCGAGCTCCGGCGGGGGCGCGGCGCCGCGCGTCGTCGTACCGCTGGCGCGGGCGCTGCGCGAGGCGGGCGCCGAGGTCGAGGTCACCTACACCACCTCCGCCGCGGAGACCCCCGACCTCGTCGCGGCGGCCGTCGCCGACGGCGCGGTCGTGGTCTCCGTCGGCGGCGACGGGATGCTCTCCTCGGTCGCCGGCTCGGTCGCCGCCCTCGGCGGCGTGCTCGCCATGGTCCCGGCCGGGCGCGGCAACGACTTCGCCCGGATGCTCGAGATCCCCCACGACACCGCCGCCCAGGCCGCGCTGCTGCTCTCGGGCGCCGAGCGGGCCATCGACCTGCTCCGGGTGACCCAGGCCGACGGGTCGTCGTACGTCGTGGCGGGGTCGGTCTACGCCGGCGTCGACGCACGCGCCGCCGAGATCGTCGACCGCTCCCACTGGCTGCCCTCGACGCTGCAGTACCCCTATGCCGCGGTGCGCGCCCTGGCGACGTACCGACCGGTGGAGTGCGTCGTCGAGGTCGACGGCGCCCGCAGCGAGCACCGCGCCGCCACCGTCGTCATCGCCATGATGGCGCTCGCCGAAATTCCCCAGGGTCGCTCATCTAAGTTCCCCACCCTGGGCGGTGTCACTGTAGCGGTCGGCGGGTGCCGGTCGCGGCGTGACGGAGTGCTTCGTTCTTGGCGTGGTGGTCGCGGAGTCGGTAGGAGTCGCCGTCCAGGTTGAGCACCACAGAGCGGTGCAGCAGCCGGTCGAGCATGGCGGCGGCGACGGTGGTGTCGCCGAGCACTTCGCCCCAGCCTGCGACGCCGCGGTTGGTGGTCAGCACGATGCTGGTCTTGAGGTAGCGCTGGGACACGACCTGGAACAGCGCGGAGGCGGCTTCGCCGGGCAGCGGCAGGTAGCCGAGCTCGTCGATGACGAGGAGGGTGGGGCCGGCGAAGAACCGCATCGTGGTGGCCCAGCGTCCTTCGATGGCGGCGCGGTGGCAGCGGGCGGCAAGGTCGGCGGCGGTGGTGAAGTAGGTGCGGTAGCCGGCTTCGGCCGCAGCCCTGCCGAGCCCGACGGCGAGATGGGTCTTCCCGACACCTGGCGGTCCGATCAACAAGACGTTGGTCGCGGTGTCGAGGTAGCGGCAGGTCGCGAGCTCCTCGACGAGCTTTTTGTCGACGCCGGGGGCGGCGTCGAAGTCGAAGTCGGCCAACGTGGCCGGGGTCGGCAGGGATGCGAACCGGAGTCGGCCGGCGAGCCTGCGGGCTTCGGTGGCTTCGACCTCACGGGCGAGCAGGTGCTCGAGC encodes the following:
- a CDS encoding VaFE repeat-containing surface-anchored protein: MSSSTSSHPAWRAWVVGLALALCAAVVSPWTPSASAGTTPAPGDTVWIGSLTQGHSGSSMHAVYSPVPADTANPGTPDFWAYCIEHNVSAKTNTTAVAGDVSSFVGANLYDTDPTVPGKVLWILANSYPALSLADFATAAGVPGLSQKDAVEAVQYAIWRYTDVGWDSNWNWAGSDSEANAEAAYWYLIGKINAGNTLAASPAVTASVTAPAGAQQAGTLVGPFTVHTNQPTVSVSVAPGVTLTDGAGAPINAASVVDGQEIYLDLRGSTTAGSATVTVTAQGSGGTGTVISVPTTSGGTPTAGSHRQSMVLVAASTATTTGTAAAAWAAAPAPSIGTTLTDKADGDHAIPAGGGTVVDTIAYQNLVPGTSYTVTGELMKKSDGSATGITGSKTFTPASANGTVEVEFTVPAGYAGQSLVAFEQLKVTGQAPVVAAHEDINDTAQTVSVDKAAPTVTTEASAATVTLEGGSVALHDVVTVTGLVPGGAPASTGTATLYGPLSSVDASVCTEANAVGSVTFTPANGTISTPTITVDQPGLYTWQVHLSANDRNTAASHACGLAAETTDVKSPVLPGQAKVSLTTEASHRTVKPGTAVFDKVTIKGFVPGHGATGSATLYGPFASRADITCTPATAVRTVAFTPANGTIATPSVQVNRTGYYTWVASTTADSRNTAATHACGLVAETTIVRKPSYAAPVVGTGFSTDGWDPSARRSVSRIRIPSLGVNAASSLVGITRGQMQVPGNVARTGQLTQSAAAGDLIGTTVIAGHVSDRHDRPGAFWKLSKIRKGKVVTVVQGGKTLRYRVTGIERFSRTKKLPARFFSTTGAHRLVLISCTGRTTTPGGGFHYRQNVVVTAVPID
- a CDS encoding TIGR03086 family metal-binding protein; the encoded protein is MTAEPTPAGLVAGLDVLQRALDYTRAALGTITCADVDRPTPCAGWDLADLLAHMEDALDAFAEAADGTIGLRSAAPAPLEARVTSLQTKACGLLAAWMHASSPYVDVGGHPLPVDAVARLAAVEIAVHGWDVGRTTGRGTPLPERLAAELLPTALRIALEGDDRFAPPVPVATEAPAGEHVLALLGRRT
- a CDS encoding sigma-70 family RNA polymerase sigma factor, which codes for MAMGHTVTEQAQTTTAATTASDELADFDTLTGRYQRELMAHCYRMSGSVHEAEDLVQETFLRAWKASANFQGRSSVRTWLYKIATNVCLTNLESKPRRPLPTGLGTADSAPSDELLEDHEVPWLEPIPDAAVEVAERDTIRLAFVAALQHLPARQRAVLILRDVLRWSAAETATALDTTTAAVNSALQRAHAQLAERGLTPDTVEPDLDAAQRQLLDAYLAAFWRKDIDQIVQLLKYDATWDMPPFLNHYRGAAAIAELIGTKCPGGFNDMPMVETIANGQPAFGLYMRHPEGHFEPFHLQVLQMTGSGDDLRVEHVTAFFDARLFARFGLPERLPADYVPVPDAPACAG
- a CDS encoding NAD-dependent epimerase/dehydratase family protein encodes the protein MRALVLGARGAVGRVVVAELRRRGHEVTPAGRTAPPDGVAVDLTRPEDDAARRALARAVEGHDVLVNAAGVESTVVAAAGASVLVDISATSSYLAALREAAPAATTVVLGAGLAPGLSTVLVAALDVRPDDEIDVGVLLGTAERHGDAAVQWTADLVGAPVHAPPEGGRVLNLRDRRRLTGPDGRTRTYLRADFPDHVLVGERLGVAIRSHLTLSSRAATVALGLAARTGAGGLLRHSPHVGSAAWQVVAVNRRTGQALGASGTGQSHATGVLTVLAAERAVARPALGPVTMADLVDRTEALDRLAPGSAPQHR
- a CDS encoding TetR/AcrR family transcriptional regulator, with translation MAWDTEGTRTRLLDAGVRQFAALGFAGARIDAIARDAGINKERVYRYFGDKQGLFAAVLEHELGAFFDGLEIEDTTPEGIGEFAGRMFDRCLARPELPRLLVWESLELDAPVAVDSREPTCAVNASRICASVGGLGGAAAEHLLLSAISVVVGWWSLSRLTEVVLSDPASAAVRRGMVVDQMTALARAAGQAG
- a CDS encoding glycerol-3-phosphate dehydrogenase/oxidase, yielding MTSLTPTRITPGLAAVPTTVDVVVIGLGITGAGVALDAVARGLSVLAVDAHDLAFGTSRFSSKLVHGGLRYLASGQVGIAHESAVERGILMETTAPHLTRPLPSIIPLSAGVSRPMGTLAGAGFLGGDLLRRAAGTSSDTLPRPRRLSAAETRRLAPPLRTDGLRGAYLGWDGQLEDDARLVTTIARTAAERGAHVRTHARVLSATGQQVVLRDELTGTQVEVSARAVVNATGVWAGELVDDVRLRPSRGTHLVLRGEALPGLDVAVFAPIPGETNRFVLVLPQPDGQLYVGLTDEPVDGPVPDVAEPTEVEIGFLLDVVAASFARPLRRSDVVGAFAGLRPLLDGGDDATADLSRKHAVLTSRTGVVTIVGGKLTTYRRMAEDAVDAAVAASGLGASAGPCVTATLPLAGAAPRAALADAAARAAHPGQARLIRRYGADADLVLSAAVEASGWSTADLLAPIAEGVPTVGAELFFGVTHEGAADVADLLDRRTRIGLVPADRALAVPAAERVLAAARTQPA
- a CDS encoding TetR/AcrR family transcriptional regulator, translating into MTSHRHNGESESPGSTESTPRDGYLDAARECILDVGWRRTTLTEVARRAGVSRMTIYRAWSDMPALLADLMTREWGSLVAGRVDAATPPTPGSIADTVVATVGALRENELFTRIVELDPELILPYLLARRGRSQELILEVLGAAIATGQDDGAIRAGAPAAIARGLLLAAHGYVLSAHTMVDDVVDESALETELHTLVVRSLQP
- a CDS encoding FAD-binding oxidoreductase, whose translation is MTTERPAALQPEMPATRWGDPAHATGLPDGVRDLVGLVFPIQDTPARTDVAVPASRLSADQLDGLRALVGEANVVLDDGLRRQRTRGKSTPDLLRQRAGDLGDAPDVVVRPGGHDEVVAVLAYAAEQRIAVVPFGGGTAVTGGLVADPAGLTGVLSLDLGRMRGLLALDPVSSTATFEPGLRGPEAEALLAQHGLMLGHFPQSFEYATIGGFAATRSSGQSSAGYGRFDAMVVALRVATPVGDVRLGASPANASGPDLRELFLGSEGAFGVITEVTVRVRPLPEVKEYEGWRWESFAAGADAIRALAQSDLLPTVIRLSDENETAINLADPESIGGEGNAGCLMIVGYEGTPAAVAAKKSAVTAALTDLGGAPQGSGPGEAWAHGRFNAPYLRDSLLDVGVLVETLETVTFWSNRENLYTRVKAALQETLGEGAMVLCHISHVYATGCSLYFTVAAPGGADPLATWLPAKAAACEAIVAAGASITHHHAVGTDHKPYLTAEIGTVGAEVLRAVKRAVDPTGILNPGVLIP